A single genomic interval of Euwallacea similis isolate ESF13 chromosome 2, ESF131.1, whole genome shotgun sequence harbors:
- the LOC136419123 gene encoding potassium voltage-gated channel protein Shaw-like isoform X5, whose protein sequence is MDGENRIILNVGGIRYETYKATLKKIPATRLSRLTEALANYDPVLNEYFFDRHPGVFAQILNYYRTGKLHYPTNVCGPLFEEELEFWGLDSNQVEPCCWSTYSVHRDTQIVAGASVFFICVSVFSFCLKTHSEMRVDCENNKDNCTEPHPYFLTVDHFCNAWFTFELSVRLIVSPNIIEFIKSPVNIIDFAATLSFYIDMIVIFEKKNELLDFFSIIRILRLFKLTRHSPGLKILIHTFKASAKELALLVFFLVLGIVVFASLVYYAEKLDGDNKHNVFKSIPEGLWWAIVTMTTVGYGDMAPRTYAGKFVGALCALAGVLTIALPVPVIVSNFSMFYSHTQARAKLPKQRRRVLPVEQPRRKKLESVGNRRVNAIKHHHPAVIKDAFGGSKIGNANGIPVINLALQGPSVPSIAVLPHNGPFSMHVPQAILPALTPSSSPNYAMSPLHSLSTGGGSIETLPLQPKYLPGFKRETTSEPKEITTLSTPQEKGVSPSRKLSYSHKVYPADGTSKENDTLTSASALAIGSSTEVLVSIIENQTGMRRNSFLSVNSANSEAKSPSSIVEEDIAFFKSPSTEITTVLQSSPCKEQQIEEGVEEMVEKEFVNNNSECAMTKCKTLSQTSIVV, encoded by the exons ATGGATGGTGAGAACCGGATCATACTGAACGTTGGAGGAATTCGTTACGAGACCTATAAGGCAACTCTGAAGAAGATTCCTGCTACCCGATTATCTAGGCTCACCGAAGCCTTAGCTAATTACGATCCAGTGCTCAATGAATACTTTTTCGATAGACATCCTGGAGTCTTTGCTcagattttgaattattatag gACTGGGAAATTACATTACCCAACTAACGTTTGCGGGCCCCTATTCGAGGAGGAGCTCGAGTTTTGGGGTCTGGATTCTAACCAGGTGGAGCCATGTTGTTGGAGCACCTACAGTGTCCATCGAGATACCCAG ATAGTGGCCGGAGcgtctgttttttttatctgcGTCTCCGTTTTCTCTTTTTGCCTGAAGACCCATTCGGAAATGCGGGTCGATTGCGAAAACAATAAGGACAATTGCACCGAGCCTCATCCGTATTTTCTAACCGTGGACCATTTTTGCAATGCGTGGTTCACTTTTGAGCTGTCGGTAAGATTGATC GTTTCTCCAAATATAATCGAATTCATCAAATCTCCAGTTAACATTATAGATTTTGCTGCTACGTTAAGTTTTTATATCGATATGATCGTGATTTTCGAGAAGAAGAATGagttattggatttttttagtATCATCAGGATTTTACGGCTGTTCAAGCTTACGAG gcatTCTCCAGGATTAAAGATACTCATCCATACGTTCAAAGCATCGGCAAAGGAATTGGCCCTTTTGGTCTTCTTCCTCGTTTTGGGAATAGTAGTATTTGCCAGTCTGGTTTATTATGCGGAGAAACTAGATGGG GATAACAAGcacaatgtcttcaaaagtattcCGGAAGGACTTTGGTGGGCCATAGTAACAATGACCACAGTTGGGTATGGGGATATGGCTCCAAGGACATATGCCGGCAAGTTTGTAGGGGCTTTATGTGCTTTAGCAGGAGTACTCACTATTGCTCTCCCAGTACCAGTAATTGTGTCAaatttttctatgttttaCTCTCATACTCAG GCTAGAGCAAAATTACCCAAGCAAAGGCGTAGGGTCTTACCTGTGGAACAGCCCAGGAGGAAAAAACTGGAAAGTGTTGGTAATAGGAGGGTTAATGCCATTAAACATCACCATCCTGCAGTAATTAAGGATGCCTTTGGAGGCTCGAAAATAGGTAA CGCCAATGGAATTCCTGTTATTAACCTGGCTCTCCAAGGCCCCTCTGTCCCTAGTATAGCAGTTTTGCCTCATAATGGTCCGTTTAGTATGCATGTTCCTCAAG CTATTCTACCAGCTTTGACACCATCCTCTTCTCCTAATTATGCGATGTCTCCATTACACTCATTGTCCACTGGAGGGGGAAGCATTGAAACATTACCACTTCAGCCAAAGTATCTTCCAG GTTTCAAAAGGGAGACTACATCAGAACCAAAAGAAATCACTACGTTATCAACTCCACAAGAAAAGGGCGTTAGTCCATCTAGAAAATTATCTTATTCCCATAAAGTTTATCCTGCAGATGGTACCAGTAAAGAAAATGATACCCTTACCAGTGCGTCTGCTTTGGCCATTGGAAGCTCCACAGAAGTACTGGTCAGCATCATTGAAAATCAAACCGGCATGCGGAGGAATTCGTTTCTCTCAG TCAATTCGGCCAATAGCGAAGCGAAATCTCCATCGTCCATTGTGGAAGAAGACATCGCATTCTTCAAGTCCCCCAGCACGGAAATTACCACAGTCCTTCAGTCGTCCCCATGCAAAGAACAGCAGATTGAAGAAGGAGTTGAGGAAATGGTTGAAAAAGagtttgtaaataataattctgaGTGCGCGATGACAAAATGCAAAACCTTGAGCCAAACAAGTATTGttgtttaa
- the LOC136419123 gene encoding potassium voltage-gated channel protein Shaw-like isoform X3, whose product MDGENRIILNVGGIRYETYKATLKKIPATRLSRLTEALANYDPVLNEYFFDRHPGVFAQILNYYRTGKLHYPTNVCGPLFEEELEFWGLDSNQVEPCCWSTYSVHRDTQATLAILDKLDIDADRPSDEDVARMFGYEEAYHAGTLTRWQKLKPKIWALFDEPYSSSSAKIVAGASVFFICVSVFSFCLKTHSEMRVDCENNKDNCTEPHPYFLTVDHFCNAWFTFELSVRLIVSPNIIEFIKSPVNIIDFAATLSFYIDMIVIFEKKNELLDFFSIIRILRLFKLTRHSPGLKILIHTFKASAKELALLVFFLVLGIVVFASLVYYAEKLDGDNKHNVFKSIPEGLWWAIVTMTTVGYGDMAPRTYAGKFVGALCALAGVLTIALPVPVIVSNFSMFYSHTQARAKLPKQRRRVLPVEQPRRKKLESVGNRRVNAIKHHHPAVIKDAFGGSKIGNANGIPVINLALQGPSVPSIAVLPHNGPFSMHVPQAILPALTPSSSPNYAMSPLHSLSTGGGSIETLPLQPKYLPGFKRETTSEPKEITTLSTPQEKGVSPSRKLSYSHKVYPADGTSKENDTLTSASALAIGSSTEVLVSIIENQTGMRRNSFLSVNSANSEAKSPSSIVEEDIAFFKSPSTEITTVLQSSPCKEQQIEEGVEEMVEKEFVNNNSECAMTKCKTLSQTSIVV is encoded by the exons ATGGATGGTGAGAACCGGATCATACTGAACGTTGGAGGAATTCGTTACGAGACCTATAAGGCAACTCTGAAGAAGATTCCTGCTACCCGATTATCTAGGCTCACCGAAGCCTTAGCTAATTACGATCCAGTGCTCAATGAATACTTTTTCGATAGACATCCTGGAGTCTTTGCTcagattttgaattattatag gACTGGGAAATTACATTACCCAACTAACGTTTGCGGGCCCCTATTCGAGGAGGAGCTCGAGTTTTGGGGTCTGGATTCTAACCAGGTGGAGCCATGTTGTTGGAGCACCTACAGTGTCCATCGAGATACCCAG GCGACTTTAGCAATTTTGGATAAACTGGATATCGATGCAGATAGACCAAGCGATGAAGACGTGGCTAGAATGTTTGGCTATGAGGAAGCTTATCATGCAGGTACCCTTACAAGATGGCAGAAACTCAAACCCAAAATATGGGCCCTTTTTGACGAACCATATTCCTCGTCCTCGGCCAAG ATAGTGGCCGGAGcgtctgttttttttatctgcGTCTCCGTTTTCTCTTTTTGCCTGAAGACCCATTCGGAAATGCGGGTCGATTGCGAAAACAATAAGGACAATTGCACCGAGCCTCATCCGTATTTTCTAACCGTGGACCATTTTTGCAATGCGTGGTTCACTTTTGAGCTGTCGGTAAGATTGATC GTTTCTCCAAATATAATCGAATTCATCAAATCTCCAGTTAACATTATAGATTTTGCTGCTACGTTAAGTTTTTATATCGATATGATCGTGATTTTCGAGAAGAAGAATGagttattggatttttttagtATCATCAGGATTTTACGGCTGTTCAAGCTTACGAG gcatTCTCCAGGATTAAAGATACTCATCCATACGTTCAAAGCATCGGCAAAGGAATTGGCCCTTTTGGTCTTCTTCCTCGTTTTGGGAATAGTAGTATTTGCCAGTCTGGTTTATTATGCGGAGAAACTAGATGGG GATAACAAGcacaatgtcttcaaaagtattcCGGAAGGACTTTGGTGGGCCATAGTAACAATGACCACAGTTGGGTATGGGGATATGGCTCCAAGGACATATGCCGGCAAGTTTGTAGGGGCTTTATGTGCTTTAGCAGGAGTACTCACTATTGCTCTCCCAGTACCAGTAATTGTGTCAaatttttctatgttttaCTCTCATACTCAG GCTAGAGCAAAATTACCCAAGCAAAGGCGTAGGGTCTTACCTGTGGAACAGCCCAGGAGGAAAAAACTGGAAAGTGTTGGTAATAGGAGGGTTAATGCCATTAAACATCACCATCCTGCAGTAATTAAGGATGCCTTTGGAGGCTCGAAAATAGGTAA CGCCAATGGAATTCCTGTTATTAACCTGGCTCTCCAAGGCCCCTCTGTCCCTAGTATAGCAGTTTTGCCTCATAATGGTCCGTTTAGTATGCATGTTCCTCAAG CTATTCTACCAGCTTTGACACCATCCTCTTCTCCTAATTATGCGATGTCTCCATTACACTCATTGTCCACTGGAGGGGGAAGCATTGAAACATTACCACTTCAGCCAAAGTATCTTCCAG GTTTCAAAAGGGAGACTACATCAGAACCAAAAGAAATCACTACGTTATCAACTCCACAAGAAAAGGGCGTTAGTCCATCTAGAAAATTATCTTATTCCCATAAAGTTTATCCTGCAGATGGTACCAGTAAAGAAAATGATACCCTTACCAGTGCGTCTGCTTTGGCCATTGGAAGCTCCACAGAAGTACTGGTCAGCATCATTGAAAATCAAACCGGCATGCGGAGGAATTCGTTTCTCTCAG TCAATTCGGCCAATAGCGAAGCGAAATCTCCATCGTCCATTGTGGAAGAAGACATCGCATTCTTCAAGTCCCCCAGCACGGAAATTACCACAGTCCTTCAGTCGTCCCCATGCAAAGAACAGCAGATTGAAGAAGGAGTTGAGGAAATGGTTGAAAAAGagtttgtaaataataattctgaGTGCGCGATGACAAAATGCAAAACCTTGAGCCAAACAAGTATTGttgtttaa
- the LOC136419123 gene encoding potassium voltage-gated channel protein Shaw-like isoform X4, which yields MDGENRIILNVGGIRYETYKATLKKIPATRLSRLTEALANYDPVLNEYFFDRHPGVFAQILNYYRTGKLHYPTNVCGPLFEEELEFWGLDSNQVEPCCWSTYSVHRDTQATLAILDKLDIDADRPSDEDVARMFGYEEAYHAGTLTRWQKLKPKIWALFDEPYSSSSAKVPPLNVQHRNIVAGASVFFICVSVFSFCLKTHSEMRVDCENNKDNCTEPHPYFLTVDHFCNAWFTFELSVRLIVSPNIIEFIKSPVNIIDFAATLSFYIDMIVIFEKKNELLDFFSIIRILRLFKLTRHSPGLKILIHTFKASAKELALLVFFLVLGIVVFASLVYYAEKLDGDNKHNVFKSIPEGLWWAIVTMTTVGYGDMAPRTYAGKFVGALCALAGVLTIALPVPVIVSNFSMFYSHTQARAKLPKQRRRVLPVEQPRRKKLESVGNRRVNAIKHHHPAVIKDAFGGSKIAILPALTPSSSPNYAMSPLHSLSTGGGSIETLPLQPKYLPGFKRETTSEPKEITTLSTPQEKGVSPSRKLSYSHKVYPADGTSKENDTLTSASALAIGSSTEVLVSIIENQTGMRRNSFLSVNSANSEAKSPSSIVEEDIAFFKSPSTEITTVLQSSPCKEQQIEEGVEEMVEKEFVNNNSECAMTKCKTLSQTSIVV from the exons ATGGATGGTGAGAACCGGATCATACTGAACGTTGGAGGAATTCGTTACGAGACCTATAAGGCAACTCTGAAGAAGATTCCTGCTACCCGATTATCTAGGCTCACCGAAGCCTTAGCTAATTACGATCCAGTGCTCAATGAATACTTTTTCGATAGACATCCTGGAGTCTTTGCTcagattttgaattattatag gACTGGGAAATTACATTACCCAACTAACGTTTGCGGGCCCCTATTCGAGGAGGAGCTCGAGTTTTGGGGTCTGGATTCTAACCAGGTGGAGCCATGTTGTTGGAGCACCTACAGTGTCCATCGAGATACCCAG GCGACTTTAGCAATTTTGGATAAACTGGATATCGATGCAGATAGACCAAGCGATGAAGACGTGGCTAGAATGTTTGGCTATGAGGAAGCTTATCATGCAGGTACCCTTACAAGATGGCAGAAACTCAAACCCAAAATATGGGCCCTTTTTGACGAACCATATTCCTCGTCCTCGGCCAAGGTACCTCCGCTCAATGTGCAACATCGAAAT ATAGTGGCCGGAGcgtctgttttttttatctgcGTCTCCGTTTTCTCTTTTTGCCTGAAGACCCATTCGGAAATGCGGGTCGATTGCGAAAACAATAAGGACAATTGCACCGAGCCTCATCCGTATTTTCTAACCGTGGACCATTTTTGCAATGCGTGGTTCACTTTTGAGCTGTCGGTAAGATTGATC GTTTCTCCAAATATAATCGAATTCATCAAATCTCCAGTTAACATTATAGATTTTGCTGCTACGTTAAGTTTTTATATCGATATGATCGTGATTTTCGAGAAGAAGAATGagttattggatttttttagtATCATCAGGATTTTACGGCTGTTCAAGCTTACGAG gcatTCTCCAGGATTAAAGATACTCATCCATACGTTCAAAGCATCGGCAAAGGAATTGGCCCTTTTGGTCTTCTTCCTCGTTTTGGGAATAGTAGTATTTGCCAGTCTGGTTTATTATGCGGAGAAACTAGATGGG GATAACAAGcacaatgtcttcaaaagtattcCGGAAGGACTTTGGTGGGCCATAGTAACAATGACCACAGTTGGGTATGGGGATATGGCTCCAAGGACATATGCCGGCAAGTTTGTAGGGGCTTTATGTGCTTTAGCAGGAGTACTCACTATTGCTCTCCCAGTACCAGTAATTGTGTCAaatttttctatgttttaCTCTCATACTCAG GCTAGAGCAAAATTACCCAAGCAAAGGCGTAGGGTCTTACCTGTGGAACAGCCCAGGAGGAAAAAACTGGAAAGTGTTGGTAATAGGAGGGTTAATGCCATTAAACATCACCATCCTGCAGTAATTAAGGATGCCTTTGGAGGCTCGAAAATAG CTATTCTACCAGCTTTGACACCATCCTCTTCTCCTAATTATGCGATGTCTCCATTACACTCATTGTCCACTGGAGGGGGAAGCATTGAAACATTACCACTTCAGCCAAAGTATCTTCCAG GTTTCAAAAGGGAGACTACATCAGAACCAAAAGAAATCACTACGTTATCAACTCCACAAGAAAAGGGCGTTAGTCCATCTAGAAAATTATCTTATTCCCATAAAGTTTATCCTGCAGATGGTACCAGTAAAGAAAATGATACCCTTACCAGTGCGTCTGCTTTGGCCATTGGAAGCTCCACAGAAGTACTGGTCAGCATCATTGAAAATCAAACCGGCATGCGGAGGAATTCGTTTCTCTCAG TCAATTCGGCCAATAGCGAAGCGAAATCTCCATCGTCCATTGTGGAAGAAGACATCGCATTCTTCAAGTCCCCCAGCACGGAAATTACCACAGTCCTTCAGTCGTCCCCATGCAAAGAACAGCAGATTGAAGAAGGAGTTGAGGAAATGGTTGAAAAAGagtttgtaaataataattctgaGTGCGCGATGACAAAATGCAAAACCTTGAGCCAAACAAGTATTGttgtttaa
- the LOC136419123 gene encoding potassium voltage-gated channel protein Shaw-like isoform X1, translating into MDGENRIILNVGGIRYETYKATLKKIPATRLSRLTEALANYDPVLNEYFFDRHPGVFAQILNYYRTGKLHYPTNVCGPLFEEELEFWGLDSNQVEPCCWSTYSVHRDTQATLAILDKLDIDADRPSDEDVARMFGYEEAYHAGTLTRWQKLKPKIWALFDEPYSSSSAKVPPLNVQHRNIVAGASVFFICVSVFSFCLKTHSEMRVDCENNKDNCTEPHPYFLTVDHFCNAWFTFELSVRLIVSPNIIEFIKSPVNIIDFAATLSFYIDMIVIFEKKNELLDFFSIIRILRLFKLTRHSPGLKILIHTFKASAKELALLVFFLVLGIVVFASLVYYAEKLDGDNKHNVFKSIPEGLWWAIVTMTTVGYGDMAPRTYAGKFVGALCALAGVLTIALPVPVIVSNFSMFYSHTQARAKLPKQRRRVLPVEQPRRKKLESVGNRRVNAIKHHHPAVIKDAFGGSKIGNANGIPVINLALQGPSVPSIAVLPHNGPFSMHVPQAILPALTPSSSPNYAMSPLHSLSTGGGSIETLPLQPKYLPGFKRETTSEPKEITTLSTPQEKGVSPSRKLSYSHKVYPADGTSKENDTLTSASALAIGSSTEVLVSIIENQTGMRRNSFLSVNSANSEAKSPSSIVEEDIAFFKSPSTEITTVLQSSPCKEQQIEEGVEEMVEKEFVNNNSECAMTKCKTLSQTSIVV; encoded by the exons ATGGATGGTGAGAACCGGATCATACTGAACGTTGGAGGAATTCGTTACGAGACCTATAAGGCAACTCTGAAGAAGATTCCTGCTACCCGATTATCTAGGCTCACCGAAGCCTTAGCTAATTACGATCCAGTGCTCAATGAATACTTTTTCGATAGACATCCTGGAGTCTTTGCTcagattttgaattattatag gACTGGGAAATTACATTACCCAACTAACGTTTGCGGGCCCCTATTCGAGGAGGAGCTCGAGTTTTGGGGTCTGGATTCTAACCAGGTGGAGCCATGTTGTTGGAGCACCTACAGTGTCCATCGAGATACCCAG GCGACTTTAGCAATTTTGGATAAACTGGATATCGATGCAGATAGACCAAGCGATGAAGACGTGGCTAGAATGTTTGGCTATGAGGAAGCTTATCATGCAGGTACCCTTACAAGATGGCAGAAACTCAAACCCAAAATATGGGCCCTTTTTGACGAACCATATTCCTCGTCCTCGGCCAAGGTACCTCCGCTCAATGTGCAACATCGAAAT ATAGTGGCCGGAGcgtctgttttttttatctgcGTCTCCGTTTTCTCTTTTTGCCTGAAGACCCATTCGGAAATGCGGGTCGATTGCGAAAACAATAAGGACAATTGCACCGAGCCTCATCCGTATTTTCTAACCGTGGACCATTTTTGCAATGCGTGGTTCACTTTTGAGCTGTCGGTAAGATTGATC GTTTCTCCAAATATAATCGAATTCATCAAATCTCCAGTTAACATTATAGATTTTGCTGCTACGTTAAGTTTTTATATCGATATGATCGTGATTTTCGAGAAGAAGAATGagttattggatttttttagtATCATCAGGATTTTACGGCTGTTCAAGCTTACGAG gcatTCTCCAGGATTAAAGATACTCATCCATACGTTCAAAGCATCGGCAAAGGAATTGGCCCTTTTGGTCTTCTTCCTCGTTTTGGGAATAGTAGTATTTGCCAGTCTGGTTTATTATGCGGAGAAACTAGATGGG GATAACAAGcacaatgtcttcaaaagtattcCGGAAGGACTTTGGTGGGCCATAGTAACAATGACCACAGTTGGGTATGGGGATATGGCTCCAAGGACATATGCCGGCAAGTTTGTAGGGGCTTTATGTGCTTTAGCAGGAGTACTCACTATTGCTCTCCCAGTACCAGTAATTGTGTCAaatttttctatgttttaCTCTCATACTCAG GCTAGAGCAAAATTACCCAAGCAAAGGCGTAGGGTCTTACCTGTGGAACAGCCCAGGAGGAAAAAACTGGAAAGTGTTGGTAATAGGAGGGTTAATGCCATTAAACATCACCATCCTGCAGTAATTAAGGATGCCTTTGGAGGCTCGAAAATAGGTAA CGCCAATGGAATTCCTGTTATTAACCTGGCTCTCCAAGGCCCCTCTGTCCCTAGTATAGCAGTTTTGCCTCATAATGGTCCGTTTAGTATGCATGTTCCTCAAG CTATTCTACCAGCTTTGACACCATCCTCTTCTCCTAATTATGCGATGTCTCCATTACACTCATTGTCCACTGGAGGGGGAAGCATTGAAACATTACCACTTCAGCCAAAGTATCTTCCAG GTTTCAAAAGGGAGACTACATCAGAACCAAAAGAAATCACTACGTTATCAACTCCACAAGAAAAGGGCGTTAGTCCATCTAGAAAATTATCTTATTCCCATAAAGTTTATCCTGCAGATGGTACCAGTAAAGAAAATGATACCCTTACCAGTGCGTCTGCTTTGGCCATTGGAAGCTCCACAGAAGTACTGGTCAGCATCATTGAAAATCAAACCGGCATGCGGAGGAATTCGTTTCTCTCAG TCAATTCGGCCAATAGCGAAGCGAAATCTCCATCGTCCATTGTGGAAGAAGACATCGCATTCTTCAAGTCCCCCAGCACGGAAATTACCACAGTCCTTCAGTCGTCCCCATGCAAAGAACAGCAGATTGAAGAAGGAGTTGAGGAAATGGTTGAAAAAGagtttgtaaataataattctgaGTGCGCGATGACAAAATGCAAAACCTTGAGCCAAACAAGTATTGttgtttaa
- the LOC136419123 gene encoding potassium voltage-gated channel protein Shaw-like isoform X2 codes for MDGENRIILNVGGIRYETYKATLKKIPATRLSRLTEALANYDPVLNEYFFDRHPGVFAQILNYYRTGKLHYPTNVCGPLFEEELEFWGLDSNQVEPCCWSTYSVHRDTQATLAILDKLDIDADRPSDEDVARMFGYEEAYHAGTLTRWQKLKPKIWALFDEPYSSSSAKVPPLNVQHRNIVAGASVFFICVSVFSFCLKTHSEMRVDCENNKDNCTEPHPYFLTVDHFCNAWFTFELSVRLIVSPNIIEFIKSPVNIIDFAATLSFYIDMIVIFEKKNELLDFFSIIRILRLFKLTRHSPGLKILIHTFKASAKELALLVFFLVLGIVVFASLVYYAEKLDGDNKHNVFKSIPEGLWWAIVTMTTVGYGDMAPRTYAGKFVGALCALAGVLTIALPVPVIVSNFSMFYSHTQARAKLPKQRRRVLPVEQPRRKKLESVGNRRVNAIKHHHPAVIKDAFGGSKIGSANGIPVINLALQGPSVPSIAVLPHNGPFSMHVPQAILPALTPSSSPNYAMSPLHSLSTGGGSIETLPLQPKYLPGFKRETTSEPKEITTLSTPQEKGVSPSRKLSYSHKVYPADGTSKENDTLTSASALAIGSSTEVLVSIIENQTGMRRNSFLSVNSANSEAKSPSSIVEEDIAFFKSPSTEITTVLQSSPCKEQQIEEGVEEMVEKEFVNNNSECAMTKCKTLSQTSIVV; via the exons ATGGATGGTGAGAACCGGATCATACTGAACGTTGGAGGAATTCGTTACGAGACCTATAAGGCAACTCTGAAGAAGATTCCTGCTACCCGATTATCTAGGCTCACCGAAGCCTTAGCTAATTACGATCCAGTGCTCAATGAATACTTTTTCGATAGACATCCTGGAGTCTTTGCTcagattttgaattattatag gACTGGGAAATTACATTACCCAACTAACGTTTGCGGGCCCCTATTCGAGGAGGAGCTCGAGTTTTGGGGTCTGGATTCTAACCAGGTGGAGCCATGTTGTTGGAGCACCTACAGTGTCCATCGAGATACCCAG GCGACTTTAGCAATTTTGGATAAACTGGATATCGATGCAGATAGACCAAGCGATGAAGACGTGGCTAGAATGTTTGGCTATGAGGAAGCTTATCATGCAGGTACCCTTACAAGATGGCAGAAACTCAAACCCAAAATATGGGCCCTTTTTGACGAACCATATTCCTCGTCCTCGGCCAAGGTACCTCCGCTCAATGTGCAACATCGAAAT ATAGTGGCCGGAGcgtctgttttttttatctgcGTCTCCGTTTTCTCTTTTTGCCTGAAGACCCATTCGGAAATGCGGGTCGATTGCGAAAACAATAAGGACAATTGCACCGAGCCTCATCCGTATTTTCTAACCGTGGACCATTTTTGCAATGCGTGGTTCACTTTTGAGCTGTCGGTAAGATTGATC GTTTCTCCAAATATAATCGAATTCATCAAATCTCCAGTTAACATTATAGATTTTGCTGCTACGTTAAGTTTTTATATCGATATGATCGTGATTTTCGAGAAGAAGAATGagttattggatttttttagtATCATCAGGATTTTACGGCTGTTCAAGCTTACGAG gcatTCTCCAGGATTAAAGATACTCATCCATACGTTCAAAGCATCGGCAAAGGAATTGGCCCTTTTGGTCTTCTTCCTCGTTTTGGGAATAGTAGTATTTGCCAGTCTGGTTTATTATGCGGAGAAACTAGATGGG GATAACAAGcacaatgtcttcaaaagtattcCGGAAGGACTTTGGTGGGCCATAGTAACAATGACCACAGTTGGGTATGGGGATATGGCTCCAAGGACATATGCCGGCAAGTTTGTAGGGGCTTTATGTGCTTTAGCAGGAGTACTCACTATTGCTCTCCCAGTACCAGTAATTGTGTCAaatttttctatgttttaCTCTCATACTCAG GCTAGAGCAAAATTACCCAAGCAAAGGCGTAGGGTCTTACCTGTGGAACAGCCCAGGAGGAAAAAACTGGAAAGTGTTGGTAATAGGAGGGTTAATGCCATTAAACATCACCATCCTGCAGTAATTAAGGATGCCTTTGGAGGCTCGAAAATAG GTAGCGCCAATGGAATTCCTGTTATTAACCTGGCTCTCCAAGGCCCCTCTGTCCCTAGTATAGCAGTTTTGCCTCATAATGGTCCGTTTAGTATGCATGTTCCTCAAG CTATTCTACCAGCTTTGACACCATCCTCTTCTCCTAATTATGCGATGTCTCCATTACACTCATTGTCCACTGGAGGGGGAAGCATTGAAACATTACCACTTCAGCCAAAGTATCTTCCAG GTTTCAAAAGGGAGACTACATCAGAACCAAAAGAAATCACTACGTTATCAACTCCACAAGAAAAGGGCGTTAGTCCATCTAGAAAATTATCTTATTCCCATAAAGTTTATCCTGCAGATGGTACCAGTAAAGAAAATGATACCCTTACCAGTGCGTCTGCTTTGGCCATTGGAAGCTCCACAGAAGTACTGGTCAGCATCATTGAAAATCAAACCGGCATGCGGAGGAATTCGTTTCTCTCAG TCAATTCGGCCAATAGCGAAGCGAAATCTCCATCGTCCATTGTGGAAGAAGACATCGCATTCTTCAAGTCCCCCAGCACGGAAATTACCACAGTCCTTCAGTCGTCCCCATGCAAAGAACAGCAGATTGAAGAAGGAGTTGAGGAAATGGTTGAAAAAGagtttgtaaataataattctgaGTGCGCGATGACAAAATGCAAAACCTTGAGCCAAACAAGTATTGttgtttaa